Proteins found in one Pseudoxanthomonas sp. SL93 genomic segment:
- a CDS encoding UvrD-helicase domain-containing protein, whose protein sequence is MSSVPSPNQVLLSAAGSGKTTMLVRQALARPQRRIAIITYTLENLEEIRQAFDRHAGTVPVHVTLYSWYGFLLRECIRPYQPALCAQPRVESFLFVEGRTNNRAPRTQVARHYLAGDKMYSDRAADFAVRCDELTRGKVIERLTAMYDEVYIDEIQDLAGYDLDLVERLLTSGIEITLVGDIRQATYATNHSPRHQQYRGVAMVQLFQDWQTRNLCQIQHRVVSHRCAQSLCDLADALYPNLPRTQSGNTDVTGHDGIYVVTPNLVQKYVLQYAPTVLRHDRRETCDGYSAVNFGQAKGRTYSRVLIYPNGPLTLFLRTADASRITSPARYYVALTRARQSVAFVMAGACAWPGHQVYESPD, encoded by the coding sequence ATGTCCAGCGTGCCATCGCCTAATCAGGTACTGCTCTCGGCCGCCGGTTCCGGCAAGACGACGATGTTGGTGCGCCAGGCGCTGGCGCGCCCGCAACGCCGGATCGCCATCATCACCTACACTCTGGAAAATCTGGAGGAGATCCGTCAGGCTTTCGATCGCCACGCCGGCACGGTCCCCGTCCACGTCACGCTATACAGCTGGTATGGCTTCCTTCTGCGCGAGTGCATCCGGCCTTATCAACCCGCACTTTGCGCCCAACCAAGGGTTGAATCCTTCCTCTTCGTTGAGGGCAGGACCAACAACCGTGCCCCGCGCACCCAGGTGGCTCGCCACTATCTCGCCGGGGATAAGATGTACTCCGACCGCGCCGCTGACTTTGCCGTGCGATGTGATGAGCTCACGCGAGGTAAGGTCATCGAGCGCCTAACGGCCATGTACGATGAGGTCTACATAGATGAGATCCAGGATCTGGCTGGCTACGACCTAGACTTGGTCGAGCGCCTGCTCACCAGCGGAATTGAAATCACGCTGGTGGGTGATATCCGCCAGGCAACCTATGCCACGAACCACTCCCCCCGTCATCAGCAGTACCGGGGCGTAGCCATGGTGCAGCTGTTCCAGGATTGGCAGACACGCAACTTGTGCCAGATCCAGCATCGGGTGGTTAGCCACCGCTGCGCGCAGTCACTGTGTGATCTGGCAGATGCGCTGTATCCGAACCTGCCCCGGACCCAGTCAGGCAACACCGATGTGACTGGGCACGACGGTATTTATGTGGTGACACCGAACTTGGTGCAAAAGTATGTGCTGCAATATGCCCCAACCGTCCTGCGGCATGACCGCCGCGAAACTTGCGATGGCTATTCTGCGGTCAATTTCGGTCAGGCTAAGGGGCGGACGTATTCGCGCGTGCTGATCTATCCCAATGGCCCCCTGACTCTGTTCCTGCGCACCGCCGACGCCTCCCGTATCACCTCACCGGCCAGGTACTACGTGGCCTTGACGCGGGCACGGCAGAGCGTGGCCTTTGTGATGGCTGGCGCCTGTGCCTGGCCGGGGCACCAGGTCTATGAATCCCCAGACTAG
- a CDS encoding AAA family ATPase: MPIERVVIENFKAFGHLDLPLNPHMNLIVGNNEVGKSTLLEAIHAVVTDQLHGRGIAYEITPYLFHQPVVDAYLTDLRQGRPGSPPRIMIEAYLGRDAALASLRGTNNSLGADMAGIRLLVELNEDYRSEFDAYLRQHQGGSLPVEYYTVRWYSFANNGVTARSIPFDSTIIDTTSAKTFSGTDRYIGSIIDQVLSPAQRVALSLSYRRMRQSFSQETDVAAINTFLAANAGDVSSKTLTVGVDTSARSTWEASLSPYLDDLPFTHAGKGEQSAVKMKLAMRAAGAAHVLLVEEPENHLSFSSMTQLIDKIAALSTAQQVIIATHSSFVLNKLGVDNVILFGARGHIKLDQLPPDTHDYFMKLPGHDTLRLILAKQAILVEGPSDELIVQRAFKDHHGVPALARGVDVISVNSLAFKRFLQIAARLDIPARVVTDNDGDVAVLQERYNDFLNYIYYDSDEDAPSLEQQLIKANTLAQLNLVLDKTFADEAALLKFMKGNKTDTALAIFNSPHSIVYPDYVQRAIA; the protein is encoded by the coding sequence ATGCCGATTGAAAGAGTCGTCATCGAGAACTTCAAGGCTTTTGGCCACCTGGATTTGCCGCTCAACCCACATATGAATCTCATCGTGGGCAATAACGAGGTCGGCAAGTCCACGCTCCTGGAAGCGATTCATGCGGTCGTGACGGACCAGCTGCACGGACGCGGCATCGCCTACGAGATCACGCCTTATCTTTTCCACCAGCCGGTGGTCGATGCGTACCTGACAGACCTCAGGCAAGGCCGGCCCGGTTCGCCGCCGCGCATCATGATCGAGGCCTACCTCGGGCGGGACGCAGCCCTGGCTTCGTTGCGGGGTACCAACAACTCCCTTGGTGCTGACATGGCCGGCATCCGGTTATTGGTCGAGCTCAATGAGGACTATCGCTCCGAGTTCGATGCTTATCTGCGTCAGCATCAGGGCGGCAGCTTGCCGGTGGAGTACTACACGGTGCGCTGGTATTCCTTCGCTAACAATGGCGTCACCGCCCGAAGCATCCCGTTTGACTCCACGATCATCGACACCACCAGTGCCAAGACCTTTTCAGGCACGGATCGCTACATCGGCAGCATCATCGACCAGGTGCTTTCACCCGCTCAGCGGGTGGCCCTGTCACTGAGCTACCGCCGGATGCGCCAGAGCTTCTCCCAAGAAACGGACGTAGCAGCCATCAATACCTTCCTGGCTGCGAATGCTGGCGATGTCAGCAGCAAGACCTTGACCGTTGGCGTGGACACCTCGGCGCGCTCGACGTGGGAGGCCAGTCTGTCTCCCTACCTGGACGATCTTCCTTTCACCCACGCCGGTAAAGGCGAACAGAGCGCGGTCAAAATGAAGTTGGCTATGCGGGCCGCTGGCGCCGCGCATGTGCTGCTGGTGGAAGAGCCTGAGAATCATCTATCCTTTTCCAGCATGACCCAGTTGATCGATAAGATCGCAGCCCTATCTACCGCCCAGCAAGTAATTATCGCCACACACAGCAGCTTCGTGTTGAACAAGCTTGGTGTGGATAACGTGATCCTCTTCGGTGCGCGAGGACACATCAAACTCGACCAGCTACCACCTGATACGCACGACTACTTCATGAAACTGCCGGGGCACGACACCCTGCGGCTGATCCTGGCCAAGCAAGCAATCCTGGTCGAGGGCCCCTCGGATGAGTTGATCGTCCAGCGCGCTTTCAAGGATCACCATGGTGTGCCTGCGCTGGCCCGGGGTGTGGATGTGATCTCGGTCAACTCCCTGGCCTTCAAGCGGTTCCTGCAGATCGCTGCACGTCTGGATATCCCAGCCCGTGTAGTGACCGACAACGACGGCGATGTGGCCGTCTTGCAGGAACGCTATAACGATTTCCTGAACTACATCTACTATGACTCCGATGAGGACGCTCCCTCGCTGGAACAACAGTTGATAAAGGCCAATACCCTGGCGCAGTTGAATCTGGTCCTGGATAAGACGTTCGCCGACGAGGCGGCGCTGCTGAAGTTCATGAAGGGCAACAAGACCGATACTGCTCTGGCCATCTTCAACAGCCCCCACTCGATCGTGTATCCGGACTATGTCCAGCGTGCCATCGCCTAA